From a single Sphingobium lignivorans genomic region:
- the rplD gene encoding 50S ribosomal protein L4, whose product MKVKVITLDGGKSSGDVELNDAVFGVEPRADILHRVVTWQLEKRRAPAAATRERSDVARTGKKFGRQKGGGTARHGDRRAPIFIGGGKAHGQRARTFGHSLNKKVRALGLKMALSAKAKGGSLTVLDNLDVKDGKTRELAGHLAKLNLGKTLFIDGEAINVSFAKASSNLVGVNVLPAIGANVYDILRADSLVLTRAAVEQLEARFNG is encoded by the coding sequence ATGAAGGTCAAGGTTATCACTCTCGACGGCGGCAAGTCGTCCGGCGACGTGGAGCTTAACGATGCCGTCTTCGGCGTCGAGCCGCGCGCGGACATCCTGCATCGCGTCGTCACCTGGCAGCTCGAGAAGCGTCGTGCTCCGGCCGCCGCGACCCGCGAGCGCTCGGACGTCGCTCGCACCGGCAAGAAGTTCGGTCGCCAGAAGGGCGGCGGTACGGCGCGTCACGGCGATCGCCGCGCCCCGATCTTCATCGGCGGTGGTAAGGCGCATGGCCAGCGTGCCCGCACCTTCGGCCACTCCCTGAACAAGAAGGTTCGCGCTCTCGGCCTGAAGATGGCGCTCTCGGCCAAGGCCAAGGGCGGCTCGCTCACGGTTCTGGACAATCTGGACGTCAAGGACGGCAAGACCCGGGAGCTGGCTGGCCATCTCGCCAAGCTCAACCTCGGCAAGACGCTGTTCATCGATGGCGAGGCGATCAACGTCTCGTTCGCGAAGGCCTCGTCCAATCTCGTCGGTGTCAATGTGCTTCCCGCCATCGGCGCCAATGTCTACGATATCCTGCGTGCGGACAGCCTGGTGCTGACCCGGGCGGCAGTCGAGCAGCTGGAGGCGCGCTTCAATGGCTAA
- the rplC gene encoding 50S ribosomal protein L3: MRTGVIAKKVGMTRLFQDDGRHVPVTVLALEGNQVIARREQDRDGYVAVQLGAGVAKAKNVAKPQRGHFAKAEVEPKAQVAEFRVAEDALLDVGAEIAADHFVAGQFVDVTGHTQGKGFAGAMKRWGFGGMRATHGVSISHRAHGSTGNRQDPGRVFKNKKMAGHMGDRQRTQQNLEIVRTDIERGLLFVKGSVPGSKGAWLLVKDAVKVDRPTDAPYPASLKAAANNNSADAPAETPAQDVSAPEATEGQEG; this comes from the coding sequence ATGCGTACCGGCGTGATCGCGAAGAAAGTGGGCATGACCCGCCTTTTCCAGGACGACGGCCGCCATGTGCCTGTCACCGTTCTGGCACTCGAAGGCAACCAGGTCATCGCTCGTCGCGAACAGGATCGTGATGGCTATGTGGCCGTTCAGCTCGGCGCAGGCGTTGCGAAGGCGAAGAATGTCGCCAAGCCGCAGCGCGGCCACTTCGCCAAGGCGGAAGTTGAGCCCAAGGCGCAGGTCGCGGAATTCCGCGTGGCCGAAGATGCCCTGCTCGATGTCGGCGCGGAAATCGCCGCCGACCATTTCGTGGCGGGCCAGTTCGTCGATGTGACGGGTCACACGCAGGGCAAGGGCTTTGCCGGTGCGATGAAGCGCTGGGGTTTCGGCGGTATGCGCGCCACCCATGGTGTTTCGATCAGCCACCGCGCCCATGGTTCGACGGGTAACCGTCAGGATCCGGGCCGCGTGTTCAAGAACAAGAAGATGGCCGGCCACATGGGCGACCGTCAGCGCACGCAGCAGAATCTCGAGATCGTCCGCACGGACATCGAGCGCGGCCTGCTTTTCGTCAAGGGCAGCGTCCCTGGCTCGAAGGGCGCCTGGCTGCTGGTGAAGGATGCCGTGAAGGTCGATCGTCCGACCGACGCGCCCTATCCGGCGAGCCTGAAGGCTGCCGCGAACAACAACAGTGCCGATGCTCCGGCCGAGACGCCCGCACAGGATGTTTCGGCGCCTGAGGCGACCGAAGGCCAGGAGGGCTGA
- the rpsJ gene encoding 30S ribosomal protein S10: METQNIRIRLKAFDHRVLDQATGDIADTARRTGALIRGPIPLPTRIEKFTVNRGPHIDKKSREQFEVRTYKRMLDIVQPTPQTVDALMKLDLAAGVNVEIKLA, from the coding sequence ATGGAAACGCAGAATATTCGCATTCGCCTGAAGGCATTCGATCATCGCGTGCTTGACCAGGCGACCGGCGACATCGCCGACACCGCCCGTCGCACGGGCGCTCTTATTCGTGGTCCCATTCCGCTGCCGACGCGTATCGAGAAGTTCACGGTCAACCGTGGACCGCACATCGACAAGAAGAGCCGGGAACAGTTCGAGGTTCGCACCTACAAGCGCATGCTTGATATCGTGCAGCCGACGCCGCAGACGGTCGATGCGCTGATGAAGCTCGATCTTGCTGCCGGCGTGAACGTCGAAATCAAACTGGCCTGA
- the tuf gene encoding elongation factor Tu has translation MAKAKFERNKPHCNIGTIGHVDHGKTTLTAAITKVLAETGGATFTDYANIDKAPEERERGITISTAHVEYETDNRHYAHVDCPGHADYVKNMITGAAQMDGAILVVNAADGPMPQTREHILLARQVGVPALVVYMNKVDQVDDEELLELVELEVRELLSSYDFPGDDIPIVKGSALAALEGRDDEIGKNSIKELMAAVDAYIPQPARPVDRPFLMPIEDVFSISGRGTVVTGRVETGVVKVGEEVEIVGLKPTKKTVVTGVEMFRKLLDQGEAGDNIGALIRGVGREEVERGQVLAKPGSVNPHTDFDAEVYVLSKDEGGRHTPFFANYRPQFYFRTTDVTGEVVLPEGTEMVMPGDNVKLGVKLIAPIAMDPGLRFAIREGGRTVGSGVVSSISK, from the coding sequence ATGGCTAAGGCTAAATTCGAGCGGAACAAGCCGCACTGCAACATTGGCACCATCGGTCACGTCGACCATGGCAAGACCACACTGACCGCCGCCATCACCAAGGTGCTGGCCGAGACGGGCGGCGCGACGTTCACCGACTATGCCAACATCGACAAGGCTCCCGAGGAGCGCGAGCGCGGCATCACTATCTCGACCGCGCACGTCGAGTATGAGACCGACAACCGCCACTATGCGCACGTCGACTGCCCGGGCCACGCCGACTATGTGAAGAACATGATCACCGGCGCGGCGCAGATGGACGGCGCCATCCTGGTGGTGAACGCGGCCGACGGCCCGATGCCCCAGACCCGCGAGCACATCCTGCTTGCCCGTCAGGTCGGCGTTCCGGCGCTGGTCGTGTACATGAACAAGGTCGACCAGGTCGATGACGAGGAGCTTCTCGAGCTCGTCGAGCTTGAAGTGCGCGAGCTGCTCTCCAGCTACGACTTCCCGGGCGACGACATTCCCATCGTCAAGGGTTCGGCTCTGGCGGCGCTCGAAGGCCGCGACGACGAGATCGGCAAGAACTCCATCAAGGAGCTGATGGCTGCTGTCGACGCCTACATCCCGCAGCCGGCCCGTCCGGTTGACCGTCCGTTCCTGATGCCGATCGAAGACGTGTTCTCGATCTCGGGTCGCGGCACGGTCGTGACCGGCCGCGTCGAGACCGGCGTGGTCAAGGTTGGTGAGGAAGTCGAGATCGTCGGCCTCAAGCCCACGAAGAAGACCGTCGTCACCGGCGTCGAGATGTTCCGCAAGCTGCTCGACCAGGGTGAAGCCGGCGACAACATCGGCGCGCTGATCCGCGGCGTGGGTCGTGAGGAAGTCGAGCGCGGCCAGGTTCTGGCCAAGCCGGGCTCGGTCAACCCGCACACGGATTTCGATGCCGAGGTCTATGTCCTCTCGAAGGACGAAGGCGGCCGTCACACGCCGTTCTTCGCGAACTATCGTCCGCAGTTCTACTTCCGCACCACGGACGTGACCGGCGAAGTCGTGCTCCCCGAGGGCACCGAGATGGTCATGCCGGGCGACAACGTGAAGCTGGGCGTCAAGCTCATCGCTCCGATCGCGATGGATCCGGGTCTGCGCTTCGCTATCCGCGAGGGCGGCCGTACCGTCGGTTCGGGGGTTGTCAGCTCGATCTCCAAGTAA
- the fusA gene encoding elongation factor G has product MARSHPLERYRNFGIMAHIDAGKTTTTERILYYTGKSYKIGEVHDGAATMDWMEQEQERGITITSAATTCLWKADEGKGPEHRLNIIDTPGHVDFTIEVERSLRVLDGAVAAFDGVAGVEPQSETVWRQADKYGVPRMCFINKLDRTGANFYYCVQTIIDRLGATPAVLYLPIGAESEFKGLVDLVNDRAIIWKDENLGAEFFYEEIPADLADKAAEYREKLIELAVEQDDAAMEAYLEGNLPDVATLKKLIRKGTLNQSFVPVLCGSAFKNKGVQALLDAVVDYLPSPLDIEDVQGINPDTEEPDSRATSDDAPFSGLAFKIMNDPFVGSLTFLRVYSGTLTKGTYLNSVKDKKEKIGRMLLMHANSREDIDTAYAGDIVALAGMKETTTGDTLCAERQPIILERMEFPEPVIELSVEPKTKADQEKMGVALNRLAAEDPSFRVSTDHESGQTIIKGMGELHLEILVDRMKREFKVEANVGAPQVAYREYLKKAVDVDYTHKKQSGGTGQFGRIKVKVTPGERGAGIIFKDEIKGGNIPKEYIPAIEKGMRETAATGSLIGFPIIDFEINLYDGAYHDVDSSALAFEITGRGAMREVAQKAGITLLEPVMKVEVVTPEEYLGDVIGDMNSRRGQIQGTDSRGNAQVVEAMVPLANMFGYVNSLRSFTQGRANYSMQFSHYDEVPQNVADEVKAKLA; this is encoded by the coding sequence ATGGCCCGCAGCCACCCGCTCGAGCGTTATCGCAATTTCGGTATCATGGCGCATATCGACGCCGGCAAGACGACGACGACCGAGCGCATCCTCTATTACACGGGCAAGTCCTACAAGATCGGCGAAGTCCATGACGGCGCCGCCACGATGGACTGGATGGAGCAGGAGCAGGAGCGTGGCATCACGATCACCTCGGCTGCGACCACCTGTCTGTGGAAGGCAGATGAGGGCAAGGGCCCCGAGCATCGCCTGAACATCATCGACACCCCCGGCCACGTGGACTTCACCATCGAGGTGGAGCGCTCGCTGCGCGTGCTCGACGGCGCGGTTGCCGCGTTCGACGGCGTTGCCGGCGTTGAGCCGCAGTCGGAGACGGTGTGGCGTCAGGCTGACAAGTACGGCGTGCCCCGGATGTGCTTCATCAACAAGCTCGACCGTACCGGTGCCAATTTCTATTACTGCGTGCAGACGATCATCGATCGCCTCGGCGCGACCCCGGCTGTGCTGTATTTGCCCATCGGTGCGGAATCGGAGTTCAAGGGTCTCGTCGACCTCGTGAACGACCGCGCGATCATCTGGAAGGATGAGAATCTGGGCGCTGAGTTCTTCTACGAAGAAATCCCGGCCGACCTCGCCGACAAGGCAGCCGAATATCGCGAGAAGCTGATCGAGCTTGCTGTCGAGCAGGACGATGCCGCGATGGAAGCCTATCTCGAGGGCAACCTGCCCGACGTTGCGACGCTCAAGAAGCTGATCCGCAAGGGCACGCTGAACCAGAGCTTCGTGCCGGTGCTTTGCGGTTCCGCCTTCAAGAACAAGGGCGTGCAGGCGCTGCTCGACGCGGTCGTCGACTATCTGCCCAGCCCGCTGGACATCGAGGACGTGCAGGGCATCAACCCCGACACGGAAGAGCCGGACAGCCGCGCGACCAGCGATGATGCGCCGTTCTCGGGCCTCGCGTTCAAGATCATGAACGACCCGTTCGTCGGTTCGCTCACCTTCCTGCGCGTCTATTCGGGCACGCTGACCAAGGGCACGTACCTGAACTCGGTCAAGGACAAGAAGGAAAAGATCGGCCGCATGCTCCTCATGCATGCGAACAGCCGCGAGGACATCGATACGGCTTATGCGGGCGACATCGTCGCGCTGGCTGGCATGAAGGAAACGACGACCGGTGACACGCTGTGCGCCGAGCGTCAGCCGATCATCCTGGAGCGCATGGAGTTCCCCGAGCCGGTCATCGAGCTGTCCGTGGAGCCCAAGACCAAGGCCGACCAGGAGAAGATGGGCGTCGCGCTCAATCGTCTGGCCGCCGAGGATCCGTCCTTCCGCGTCTCCACCGACCACGAGTCGGGCCAGACGATCATCAAGGGCATGGGCGAGCTTCACCTCGAAATTCTGGTCGACCGCATGAAGCGGGAGTTCAAGGTCGAGGCGAATGTCGGTGCGCCGCAGGTGGCCTATCGCGAGTATCTCAAGAAGGCCGTCGACGTCGACTACACGCACAAGAAGCAGTCGGGCGGTACCGGCCAGTTCGGCCGCATCAAGGTGAAGGTCACGCCGGGCGAGCGCGGTGCGGGCATCATCTTCAAGGATGAGATCAAGGGCGGTAATATTCCCAAGGAATATATCCCCGCGATCGAGAAGGGTATGCGCGAGACGGCGGCCACGGGTTCGCTCATCGGCTTCCCGATCATCGACTTCGAGATCAACCTGTATGACGGCGCCTATCACGACGTCGACTCGTCGGCCCTGGCGTTCGAAATCACGGGTCGCGGCGCGATGCGTGAAGTCGCGCAGAAGGCCGGCATCACGCTGCTCGAGCCGGTGATGAAGGTCGAGGTGGTGACGCCTGAGGAGTATCTGGGCGACGTCATCGGCGACATGAACTCGCGTCGTGGTCAGATCCAGGGCACCGACAGCCGCGGCAATGCGCAGGTCGTCGAAGCCATGGTCCCGCTGGCCAACATGTTCGGCTATGTGAACTCGCTCCGCTCGTTCACCCAGGGCCGTGCGAACTATTCCATGCAGTTCTCGCACTATGACGAAGTGCCGCAGAACGTGGCTGACGAAGTGAAGGCGAAGCTCGCCTGA
- the rpsG gene encoding 30S ribosomal protein S7: protein MSRRRRPEKRIILPDPKFGDQVLSKFMNNIMLDGKKAVAESIVYGALDSVEARAKKDPIQLFHDALNNVKPGIEVRSRRVGGATYQVPVEVRPERAQALAIRWLINAARSRSETTMAARLSGELMDAANNRGNAVKKREDTHRMAEANRAFSHYRW from the coding sequence ATGTCACGTCGTCGTCGCCCTGAAAAGCGCATCATCCTGCCCGATCCCAAGTTCGGCGATCAGGTCCTTTCCAAATTCATGAACAACATCATGCTGGACGGCAAGAAGGCCGTTGCCGAATCGATCGTCTATGGCGCTCTCGACTCTGTCGAGGCGCGCGCCAAGAAGGATCCGATTCAGCTCTTCCATGATGCGCTCAACAATGTGAAGCCGGGCATCGAAGTCCGCAGCCGCCGCGTCGGCGGTGCGACCTACCAGGTCCCGGTGGAAGTGCGCCCCGAGCGCGCCCAGGCGCTGGCCATCCGCTGGCTCATCAATGCGGCGCGCAGCCGCAGCGAAACCACCATGGCTGCCCGTCTTTCCGGCGAGCTGATGGATGCCGCGAACAATCGCGGCAATGCCGTCAAGAAGCGCGAGGACACGCACCGCATGGCGGAAGCGAACCGCGCCTTCTCGCATTACCGCTGGTAA
- the rpsL gene encoding 30S ribosomal protein S12: protein MPTINQLVRKGREPQKAKSKVPAMEQNPQKRGVCTRVYTTTPKKPNSALRKVCKVRLTNQREVISYIPGEGHNLQEHSVVLIRGGRVRDLPGVRYHVLRGVLDTQGVKDRKQSRSKYGAKRPK, encoded by the coding sequence ATGCCAACGATCAACCAGCTGGTCCGCAAGGGCCGCGAACCGCAGAAGGCCAAGAGCAAGGTCCCTGCGATGGAGCAGAACCCGCAGAAGCGCGGCGTCTGCACCCGTGTTTACACCACGACCCCGAAGAAGCCGAACTCGGCTCTCCGCAAGGTCTGCAAGGTGCGTCTCACCAACCAGCGTGAGGTCATCAGCTACATCCCCGGTGAAGGCCACAACCTTCAGGAGCACAGCGTCGTGCTGATCCGCGGCGGCCGTGTGCGCGACCTTCCCGGTGTGCGCTACCATGTGCTGCGCGGCGTGCTCGATACGCAGGGCGTCAAGGACCGCAAGCAGAGCCGTTCGAAGTACGGCGCGAAGCGGCCGAAGTAA
- a CDS encoding sensor histidine kinase: MELPHHRALVGLLRSRRLVAYVALLFIIIGTVQVGASLLFYHAIDRQTLREDHARRVAELLVVSDRVHRIAPEQVGAIMTSKHLEVRLAAAPMVREQDRVEEIEEIVRQILAWEPVLARRQLMLARERRAGGRVDLVGSMLLSGDVWLNFRSRDISSTWPIALRATILTLCTTFLSLAGGLIGLRMLTSPLRRLSEAATAIAQGQLVPVKESGPADLRKLARSMNDMQARISGLVHEQARSFEAISHDLRTPLARMKVAADFVDDSDIARLVGASADEMEAMLMSLQQYLRAQHLTAEPEPVDLNAAVRDLLEGMEGEISLDAPDSAETMTYREPLLLALGPLIENAVHHGNRASVTIRQTDGRWQIEVADDGPGIAEEHFARILDPFFRIDDARARDTAGFGLGIPTAHSLLQRFGGTLAFANAPGGGLVVTLGVPGP, from the coding sequence ATGGAACTGCCGCATCATCGCGCGCTCGTCGGTCTGCTGCGCTCGCGGCGCCTGGTGGCTTATGTCGCCTTGCTGTTCATCATCATCGGGACGGTGCAGGTGGGTGCGAGCCTGCTTTTCTATCATGCGATCGACAGGCAGACGCTGCGCGAGGATCATGCCCGCCGGGTCGCGGAGCTGCTGGTGGTCAGTGATCGCGTGCATCGCATCGCGCCCGAGCAGGTCGGCGCGATCATGACCAGCAAGCATCTGGAAGTGCGGCTCGCTGCCGCGCCCATGGTGCGCGAGCAGGACAGGGTCGAGGAGATCGAGGAGATCGTCCGGCAGATCCTGGCCTGGGAGCCGGTGCTCGCCCGCCGGCAACTGATGCTCGCGCGGGAGCGGCGCGCCGGCGGGCGAGTCGATCTTGTGGGGTCGATGCTGCTCTCGGGCGATGTCTGGCTCAATTTCCGCTCGCGGGACATCTCCTCCACATGGCCGATCGCGCTGCGGGCGACGATCCTGACGCTCTGCACCACCTTTCTTTCCCTGGCCGGCGGGCTCATCGGCCTGCGCATGCTGACCTCTCCGCTGCGCAGGCTCTCCGAGGCCGCCACCGCGATCGCGCAGGGCCAGCTCGTTCCGGTGAAGGAAAGCGGTCCGGCGGACCTGCGCAAGCTCGCGCGATCGATGAACGACATGCAGGCGCGCATCAGCGGCCTCGTCCACGAGCAGGCGCGCTCCTTCGAGGCGATCAGCCATGATCTGCGCACGCCGCTCGCGCGCATGAAAGTGGCGGCGGACTTCGTGGATGACAGCGACATTGCCCGGCTGGTGGGCGCGAGCGCCGACGAGATGGAAGCGATGCTGATGTCGCTCCAGCAATATCTGCGCGCGCAGCACCTGACCGCCGAGCCCGAGCCGGTGGATCTCAACGCCGCGGTTCGCGACCTGCTGGAGGGCATGGAAGGCGAGATCAGCCTTGATGCGCCGGACAGCGCCGAAACCATGACCTATCGCGAGCCCCTGCTGCTGGCGCTCGGGCCCCTGATCGAGAATGCCGTCCATCATGGCAACCGGGCAAGCGTGACGATCCGCCAGACGGATGGCCGCTGGCAGATCGAGGTGGCGGATGACGGCCCCGGCATCGCGGAAGAGCATTTCGCACGCATCCTGGACCCGTTCTTCCGCATCGACGATGCCCGCGCGCGGGACACGGCGGGCTTTGGCCTTGGCATCCCGACAGCGCACAGCCTCCTGCAGCGATTCGGCGGCACGCTGGCCTTCGCCAATGCGCCGGGCGGCGGCCTCGTCGTGACCCTCGGTGTGCCCGGACCCTGA
- a CDS encoding class I SAM-dependent methyltransferase, with protein sequence MTETVSFGYREVAPEEKTKLVGGVFSNVAKNYDIMNDAMSGGMHRLWKDQFVRRVKPREGETILDMASGTGDIAFRMAARGARVTVSDINEDMLDVGMARAKKRGLEGLTWQPQNAETLTFDDRVFDAYTIAFGIRNVTDIPAALREAHRVLRYGGRFFCLEFSSTTWPGFADIYDAYSHRLVPKLGKMIAGDEESYRYLIESIRRFPDMPRFAAMIGDAGFVQVKAEPILGGLVAIHSGWKV encoded by the coding sequence ATGACCGAGACTGTCTCCTTCGGCTATCGCGAGGTGGCCCCCGAGGAAAAGACGAAGCTGGTGGGCGGCGTCTTCTCCAATGTCGCCAAGAACTACGACATCATGAACGATGCCATGTCGGGCGGCATGCACCGGCTGTGGAAGGACCAGTTCGTCCGGCGGGTGAAGCCGCGCGAAGGCGAAACGATCCTCGACATGGCGAGCGGCACCGGCGACATCGCCTTCCGCATGGCCGCGCGCGGCGCCCGGGTGACGGTGAGCGACATCAATGAGGACATGCTCGATGTCGGCATGGCCCGCGCGAAGAAGCGCGGCCTGGAAGGGCTGACATGGCAGCCGCAGAATGCCGAGACGCTGACCTTCGATGACCGGGTCTTCGATGCCTATACGATCGCCTTCGGCATCCGCAACGTGACGGACATCCCCGCCGCGCTGCGCGAGGCGCATCGGGTGCTGCGCTATGGCGGGCGTTTCTTCTGCCTCGAATTCTCGAGCACGACCTGGCCCGGCTTCGCGGACATCTATGATGCCTATTCGCACCGGCTCGTGCCGAAGCTGGGCAAGATGATCGCGGGCGACGAGGAGAGCTATCGCTACCTGATCGAATCAATCCGTCGCTTCCCGGACATGCCGCGCTTCGCCGCCATGATCGGCGATGCCGGATTCGTGCAGGTGAAGGCCGAGCCGATCCTTGGCGGCCTCGTCGCGATCCATTCCGGCTGGAAGGTCTGA
- the ubiB gene encoding 2-polyprenylphenol 6-hydroxylase: MTSHVTHLWRLGKWGFTLARRGALRGIARDRNAPPSVRRFARLASLLTWAPQQPRYGEAFQAIGPAAIKLGQSLATRPDLVGEAAATDLLSLQDTLPPLPFEAIRREIEANFGRPIDAIYASIDEHPVGAASIAQVHKAVTTDGRTVAVKVLRPGIRERFARDIDTYEWAAAHLEQFGGEIARLRPRLVVANLKRWTARELDLRREAASASELAEAMAAVPGYLVPAIDWDRTNGRVMTLEWIDGIKISNREALIAAGHDVKDIAARLVNTFLRQAIADGFFHADMHQGNLFVRADGAIVAIDFGIMGRIDRRARLWLAEILYGLITGNYRRVAEIHFEAQYVPAHHNVGEFATALRAVGEPMRGKPVSELSVGQMLDGLFAITRDFDMQTQPHLLLLQKTMVMVEGVATMLDPDINMWDVSGPYVKSWLRDELGPEAKLADSIHETMDTIRRLPGLVRRLEDAFPEPGGAPPPPPLPEVRLVQVKTGWFWRYAGVAIIAAAAGAGAMWALG, encoded by the coding sequence ATGACGTCCCACGTCACGCATCTCTGGCGCCTCGGCAAATGGGGCTTCACGCTCGCGCGGCGCGGCGCGCTGCGCGGGATCGCGCGGGACCGCAATGCCCCCCCGTCGGTTCGCCGGTTCGCCCGGCTGGCCAGCCTGCTGACCTGGGCGCCGCAGCAGCCCCGCTATGGCGAGGCCTTCCAGGCGATCGGGCCGGCTGCCATCAAGCTCGGCCAGTCGCTCGCGACTCGGCCGGACCTCGTCGGCGAAGCCGCCGCGACCGATCTGCTGAGCCTGCAGGACACGCTGCCGCCCCTCCCGTTCGAGGCCATCCGGCGCGAGATCGAAGCGAACTTCGGACGACCGATCGACGCGATCTATGCAAGCATCGACGAGCATCCGGTCGGCGCGGCGTCCATCGCGCAGGTGCACAAGGCAGTGACGACCGACGGGCGCACCGTGGCGGTCAAGGTGCTGCGTCCCGGAATCCGGGAGCGATTCGCCCGCGACATCGACACTTATGAATGGGCGGCGGCCCATCTTGAGCAGTTCGGTGGCGAGATCGCCCGGCTGCGTCCGCGCCTCGTCGTCGCGAACCTCAAGCGCTGGACCGCGCGCGAGCTCGACCTGCGGCGCGAGGCCGCCTCCGCGTCCGAGCTTGCCGAGGCCATGGCTGCCGTTCCGGGCTATTTGGTCCCCGCCATCGACTGGGACCGCACCAACGGCCGTGTGATGACGCTCGAATGGATCGACGGCATCAAGATCAGCAATCGCGAGGCGCTGATCGCCGCCGGCCATGACGTGAAGGACATCGCGGCGCGGCTGGTCAACACCTTCCTGCGCCAGGCGATCGCGGATGGATTCTTCCATGCCGACATGCACCAGGGCAATCTCTTCGTGCGGGCGGACGGGGCCATCGTCGCGATCGATTTCGGCATCATGGGGCGCATCGACCGGCGCGCCCGCCTGTGGCTGGCGGAGATCCTCTACGGCCTCATCACCGGCAATTACCGGCGCGTCGCCGAAATCCATTTCGAAGCGCAATATGTGCCTGCGCACCACAATGTCGGCGAGTTCGCGACCGCCCTGCGCGCGGTTGGCGAACCAATGCGGGGCAAGCCGGTCAGCGAGCTTTCCGTCGGGCAGATGCTGGATGGCCTCTTCGCCATCACGCGCGATTTCGACATGCAGACCCAACCCCACCTGCTGCTGCTGCAGAAGACCATGGTGATGGTGGAGGGTGTGGCGACCATGCTCGATCCCGACATCAACATGTGGGATGTCTCCGGGCCCTATGTGAAAAGCTGGCTGCGCGACGAACTTGGCCCCGAGGCGAAGCTCGCCGATTCGATTCACGAGACCATGGACACGATCCGGCGCCTGCCCGGCCTCGTGCGCCGGCTGGAGGATGCCTTTCCCGAGCCTGGTGGCGCCCCGCCCCCGCCCCCTCTGCCTGAGGTCAGGCTCGTGCAGGTGAAGACCGGCTGGTTCTGGCGCTATGCCGGCGTGGCGATCATCGCGGCGGCGGCCGGTGCAGGCGCGATGTGGGCGCTGGGATGA
- the coaBC gene encoding bifunctional phosphopantothenoylcysteine decarboxylase/phosphopantothenate--cysteine ligase CoaBC, which produces MTQRRILLIVSGGIAAYKALELVRLLKGKGIAVRAVLTESAAQFVTPLSFGVLTEDHVYGDMFDLKEEREIGHIQLSREADLIVVAPATANILAKMAAGIADDLATTVLLATDKPVLVAPAMNVRMWHHRATQRNLETLRADGIHVMEPGVGAMACNEWGKGRLPEPVEIATEIERLLAEGAAPHPLLTDTSRTIIAPDLSGPTLHGRHVLVTAGPTHEPIDPVRYIANRSSGQQGFAIAAAAARAGARVTLVAGPVSLPTPRGVERIDVETAREMLAAVEAALPADVAIMVAAVADWRAADEASQKLKKDGTGAPAPLALAENPDILRSLAGRADRPGLLIGFAAETENVVDHARAKRAAKGADWIVANDVSGDVMGGTHNSVHIVTADGVEDWPDMPKTAVAVRLIERIADAVAGR; this is translated from the coding sequence ATGACCCAACGCCGCATTCTCCTCATCGTCTCGGGCGGCATTGCTGCCTACAAGGCTCTGGAGCTGGTCCGCCTGCTCAAGGGCAAGGGGATTGCCGTGCGCGCAGTGCTTACCGAAAGCGCCGCGCAGTTCGTCACGCCGCTCAGCTTCGGCGTGCTGACCGAAGACCATGTCTATGGCGACATGTTCGATCTCAAGGAGGAGCGCGAGATCGGCCATATCCAGCTCAGCCGGGAGGCCGACCTGATCGTCGTCGCGCCCGCCACCGCGAATATCCTCGCGAAGATGGCGGCGGGCATTGCGGACGACCTCGCCACCACCGTCCTGCTGGCCACCGACAAGCCGGTGCTGGTGGCCCCCGCGATGAACGTGCGCATGTGGCACCACCGGGCGACGCAGCGGAATCTCGAGACCCTGCGCGCGGACGGCATCCATGTGATGGAGCCGGGCGTGGGCGCCATGGCCTGCAATGAATGGGGCAAGGGCCGCCTGCCCGAGCCTGTGGAGATCGCGACCGAGATCGAGCGGCTGCTGGCGGAAGGCGCGGCGCCGCATCCGCTGCTCACCGACACCAGCCGGACCATCATCGCCCCGGACCTGTCCGGCCCGACCCTGCATGGCCGCCATGTGCTGGTCACCGCCGGGCCGACGCACGAGCCGATCGATCCGGTGCGCTATATCGCCAATCGCTCGTCCGGGCAGCAGGGCTTCGCCATCGCGGCCGCCGCGGCCCGGGCCGGCGCGCGCGTGACGCTCGTGGCGGGGCCGGTCTCCCTGCCCACGCCCCGCGGCGTCGAGCGCATTGATGTGGAGACGGCGCGCGAGATGCTGGCCGCCGTGGAAGCGGCGCTGCCGGCTGATGTCGCCATCATGGTCGCGGCCGTTGCCGACTGGCGCGCCGCGGACGAAGCGTCGCAGAAGCTCAAGAAGGACGGCACCGGCGCACCGGCGCCGCTCGCGCTTGCCGAGAATCCGGACATCCTGCGCAGCCTCGCCGGCCGTGCGGACCGGCCGGGCCTGCTGATCGGCTTTGCCGCCGAGACGGAGAATGTCGTCGACCATGCCCGCGCCAAGCGCGCCGCCAAGGGTGCCGACTGGATCGTGGCCAACGACGTCTCCGGGGACGTGATGGGCGGGACGCACAACAGCGTCCACATCGTCACCGCCGATGGCGTCGAGGACTGGCCGGACATGCCCAAGACCGCCGTCGCCGTGCGGCTCATCGAAAGGATCGCCGATGCCGTTGCCGGCCGTTGA